CCCTTATTATCCTCAATTCTGACTGGCTAAGGTGAAGGCCGGTGTGAGGCTGTCGTGGGCCAGGAAGTGCGACAGGTGGAAGGCGCGATCTTCCGACTCCAGCAGGATCTTTTCATAGAGGTGGCGAGTGGCGCGATCGCCCAGGCTCTCTGCCTGCCCAGCCTGCCGCCGGATCACCTTGATGATTTCCTGCTCTGCGCTCAGGTCATGCTCCACCATGGCCCGACAGGAAAATACGCCGTCCGGCTCTGGCGTAAAGCAGCATAGCTCTGCCAGTTTGCTGAAGCTGGCAACGGGCACACCGCCCAGACCGTTTAGCCGCTCACCAATCTCATGGACATGGCCCTGCACCTCGTCATAGCCTTCCGAGAAAAATCCGTGCAGTTGATAAAACTCAGAGCCTTCCACCACAAAGTGATGCTTTTGATATTGCAAATACAGCGCTTGGAAGCTTGCCAGGACAATGTTAAAGCCTTCACAAACCGCTGTGGTGACGTTCATCTCCAACCCGATGGGGTTGTCTTTCATCTGCTCAAAGGTTTGAATCGGACTTGCCGTAATAGCCATAGGTGCGCTCCTCAATGATCGCAGGTTTCCTGGTTTTTTTCAGTCGATACTCAACACAGTATACAGATTAAAAAAAGCCGTCAACTACCACACAATTTCTTAATAAGAAAGATTCTCAAAACACAAAAAATCATGACAATTCACAACGAATTCAATAGCGATTATACAAACCCAAGTCTTCTTTGAGAGCTTTTGTATTAAGCAGTGCCCAAAAAACACTAAAATATCGCCCAAGCATTGCTCTCCGATGCCAAGACTATTCAGCAGCATAAGCATCTTTGGGTTGAACTTGAGTTTCCGCTAAGGGCTTAGAATCAATTGCCCAAGCAGACCCCAGACTAATTAAATCTTCAACATCCCGCAGCATATTTAAACACATTGCATCCAGCGGCAAATCGTTTGCGTCGGTGCCAAAGGGGTTTTCAATTTCAATGCCAATCTCTTCGATGCCCAGCAGCGTAAAGGTAATGAGAGCAACGATGGGCCCGGTCGCCCACTGTAAATCTGCGACCAATTGGAAGGGCAACGTCAGGCAATAAAGCAACAGCAATTGTTTCAAATGAATCACATAAGCCAGGGGAATAGGCGTTCTTAAAATTCGTTCACATCCTCCCAGCACATCGACCATCGTGCTAATCATTTTTTGCATTGTGTCGAGTTGATAGGCTGTAAGCCGATTTCGGCGGCGCTGCTTTTGTAAATAGCTGCTAATCCAAAAGGCTATTTCTAAGGGTGGCGTGTTGGTATTTTGCAGCTTAAAGTAGTAATCTTTGGGGAGCAAATCAAGGAGCATCAAGTCTTCAAAAGACTGTTTGCGGAGGTGCAGCTTGGTGGCCACTGCAAACGCAACCAATAATCGCAAGATAGAAATCTTTTGGGCGCGATCTTGAGAATTCTTTTCAGCCACATTTACCCAGATTTGCCGCGCCAAGTTGCGGGTGGTGTTGGTCAGGGTGCCCCACAGCTTTCGCCCTTCCCAGAAGCGCTCGTAGGCGGTGTTGGTGCGGAAGACCAGCAGCAGGCCCAGCACGATATTGGGAATCAGCCCAGACAGCGCCGGAATCGAAACTGCGAGGTCACGGGCATGTAGGATGGCGATGAGTTCTCCAAACAGTCCGCATAGCAACGCTCTGGGCAAGACGTAGGGCACGACCGAGCCACGTAGTTGCAGGGCAGAGCGAAACCAGCTTCGCTTTTGGGGGGCAAGGAGGAGGTTCCAACGGGGTTGAGGCATGAGGTTTGGCGAATTGAGATAGGGCGACTGGTATTAGCTATTAATGTAGATAGACCAGATTAAAAAACAGATCCTGAACCCTGCGCCGCCCGCTGCGCGGGCGGCGCAGGGTCTTTGGGTTTTATGTTTATTGATGTCCACCTACTTAGTAGGGGATTTGGGGACTTGCGACACTCCATCACTGCCTGAATCCGCTCCCCTAAGAATGATCCCCGATTTAGCCTAACCTCTAACTCTTGCCTATTTTTTGGGCGATCGCCAAAAATCGCTGCACAGTGGGCGAGGGGTCGGGCTGGCGGGTGAGGAGGGCGATCGCCGCCTTGGGGGTGGGTTCCTGGAGTTCGCGATACACAACCCCGGTGCGCTGGAGGTTTTGCAGCGACAGGGGAACAATGGCCACGCCGATTTCTGCGGCCACTAGGCTGATAATGGTCTGCATTTGGATTGCTTCCTGCACGATGGCGGGGCTAAAGCCGCCCTGATGGCAGAGGCTAATGATCTGGTCGTAGAGTCCGGGAGCCAGCGGCCGGGGAAACAAAATGAAGGGTTTGCCCGCCAAATCTTTGAGCGACACGCTCGGCTGCTGCGCGAGGGGATGCTGCTGGGGCAGGGCGACGACGAGCGGCTCCTCACACAGCGGCATCAGGCAGAAGTCTGGCTCGTTTACGGGCGGGCGGACGAGGCCCACGTCCATGCGGCGATCGCGCAGCCATTGCACCTGCTGGTCGGTGGTCAGTTCGTGCAGTTCCAGGCTGACATCCGGCGCAGCGGCGCGAAAGCCCCGGAGCAGCGTCGGCAGCACGCTGTAGGCTGCGGAACTGACGAAGCCGATCACCAGTTGTCCCCGTTCGCCCCGGCTCACCTGCTGCCCCAGTTGCACGGCCTGATCCAACTGCTGCATGATTCGCCGACATTCCGCCAAAAACACCGCGCCTGCCTCCGTGAGCTGCACGCTGCGCTTGGTGCGGTAGAAAAGCTGGAAGCCCAATTCCTCCTCTAGCTGACGAATCTGCTGACTGAGGGGCGGCTGGGCCATGTGCAGCCGTGCGGCGGCCCGCCCAAAGTGCAGTTCTTCGGCCACGGTGATGAAATAGCGCAGGTGACGCAGTTCGATCATGCGGGCGATCGCCAGCTATTTTTCCTCAAAAATCCGAGAAGGTGGATTGTGCAAGACACGCGCAACCCAACCGTTTCCAGCCCCCTCCCAAGCAGGCGCTAGCCTTCGTGGTGAAAGTGCCAGTTGATGGGCGGCGTGTGGGACGCAGGATGAAACGGGTGCGACAGGTTCGCTTCAGTTTCCTGATCGAGCGTGGCGATCACCTGGTTATAGCGGTCTTCTGCGTCCTGGGGCGAGTCGCCGATGCTGGTCAGCCCCAGTTTGCCGTATTCCGACAGGCAGCCCATGATGTGAAACACGCTGCCTGTTTCGGTAATGGGCGTAAAGTGGAGGCGATGCTGCACGATGATGTCCATTAGGTCGCTGGGCAGCAAGCCGAGATAGCGATCGCTCTGCAAGTTGTCGGTGGCGATGTAATATTTGGGCTGACCGTGCTGGTTGAGAAATAGCCCAGTTTGGGGATCGTAGCTGCCGCTGGTGAGCAGCTTCAGCGTCATGAAGGGATGCGTTGTGCCGCCTTTGCGGACGTTGATTTCGATCGCCTGCAAATCCCAGTCCTCCGTCGCGTCTGGCCGGACTGCCATGAAATCAATGCTAAACCGTTCCAAAACGCCCTTTTCTGCCAGCACCTTGCCCACTGCATAGCCATAGTCTTGCAGGCGCATCCGGTAAGACTCGTCCGCTGGAAAGCGACAGCCCAAAAAGATTTGCCCGTCGGGCCCGCCCAAGATCTGGTCGTGGGTAGACAGCACCTCGACCTCACCCAGCGGCGTAATGCGGCACTGGACGCTGGGCGATCGCTTTTCTTCGCCTTCGATAAACGCTTCGACAATCGCCCCCAGTTCGGGAATTTTGCTGCTGAAGTTGTCCCAGGTTTCGGTGTCGCTCTGGAAGCTGAGGTAGTGAAACGCCTGGGCGATCGCTTCCCGTCGGGCTTCGGTGGATGCCTGCCCCGGCGCAACGGCGGAGAGCGGCCGCAGATCCAGCAGCGCGTTCCCCTGACCCGAAAAGCCCTCGTTTAGCTTTACGACCATCCGCTTCAGGTCGGGGCGACGCTCCCACAGGTCTACCGTTGCCAGCACCAGTTCTTCTGCGGTCCAGGTCTGCAAGCTGCCGTCGGGATGGGGCACGTTGGCTTCGGCAAAGGCCTGGCGGCTGCCGCTCTTGGTGCCCCAATAGAGCAGGTCGGGGTCCAGCCCATAGAGCGGAATATCCAGTTGAAGCGACAGTTCCCGCTCTAGCGCAGTGGCGTTGAAGCAGGACATATACGCTTTTTCGGGGCGCAGCAGGCTGCGGATTTGCTGGACGAGGCGCGGCCGCTCCAGGATTTTTTGCGTCAGGGGCTTGGGATGCGAATCGTAGGTAGACAGCAGGATGAGGCGATCGCGGGCGTGGGAGTAGGGGATTTCGGGCAGCAGGTGCAGATAGTAGTCGATGATGCTGGGGTGAATTGGCTGCGACGTGACGTAGATTAGCCGCGTGCCCGGATTCCGCAGGCGAATCAGCGAAAACAGCAGCCGCTCTTCGTAATGGTGAACCCCTTTGACCTTTTGCAATTCGCGCTGATCCAGCGTCAGGGAGGGAACGATCAGAATGTCATGTTCTCCCCGGTCAAATTGATCGATGGTTTGCCAGCGATCGCGCAGTTGTCGTTGCAACGTGTGAAAGCGATCGCTACCCTGCACCATCGGAGCCACCGTCAATGTCTGCATAAATCCCCCAGTTTCGGGCATCTTTCAAAGGTTTATTGTAATCAGGACTTACTTACGATAAGTTTTCTGGGTTTTGGACGATTTCTCCGCGAGAAATCGTCCCACCGCGTAAGTCCTACTGCGTAAGTCCTATTGATAAAGCTCGAACTAGTTCAAACGAAATTTGTTAAGAAAACAAAACTCTGAAGCAGCCATCTTTCCAGACGGCAACCCCTGTTCTATCCCGTTGATCCGCGCTTAGCGCTTCAAATTACGTAAAATCGACCAGGCAACCCTAAATTTAGGCAAACCCAGCCTACCGAACCCTAGCACCCAGCGAAAGCGTTTGCGACTGCCTCTTGAGGAGGATGTTTGACGATTCTATCGAGTAGCCGCGCCAAATTACATCCTCGCGAAGAGGGAAGAGGGAAAAGGGAAGAACGAAAAAGGAAGAACGAAAAAGGAAGAGGGAAAAGGGAAGAACGAAGAGGGAAGAGGGAGGAATGGAAATTGGATTACCACTCTGCGAGGGCGATCGCCACTTCTTGCCGGGTTTGTTCTGAAACTTGATGGTTGTTGGACAGTGCTTCGAGCTGCTGCCGACCTTGGTCGGGGTGAAGCTGCTTGAGGGCGGCGATCGCATGGAGTTTCACGCCCAGATCCGGCTCGGTTGCCAGGTGAACCAGGGCATCCAGCGCGTCAAGGTCGCCCAATTTTCCAAGCTGGAGGGCGATCGCCTGTTTCACGGCAGCAGTTTGCACCGCAGGTAGATTACCGTGCAACAGTTCCAACAGTTCCACCAGATAGCGGGCCGCCTGCCAGCGCAGTTCTGGGACTTCGACGCGACCCATTGCCTGAATCGTAGCGTGTAGCAGTGGGGCGGATGGGGCTTCCTCGCTCCACTGGAGCGCCAGCCGATGCAGATGGTGCAGGGCAGTGGGTGTGCCCATCCAGCCCAGCGCTTGCACTAGCGCCATGCGCTGTGGATGGGTCGTGTGGGACAAGTGGGCGACGCGGTAGAGCGCGGTGGCGGCCGGATTGGTGCCCAGGCGACCCAGGGCGATCGCCGCTTGCTGGGCCACGCCAGCACTAGCATCCAGCAGCAGCGGATAGATTAAGCTCACTAGGTCATAGTCCGACAGCAGGTCTGCGCGAAAACCGAGTTCCGTCACTGCTACCTGGCGCACTGCTGCTGAGGAGTCGCCCAGTGCTGCAATTAGCAGGTCAGGAATGTGGCGATCGCGGGCACTGCCGATGGCAGAGAGCGCGGCGGCTCTCACCTGTGGGTCAGGATCGCGCAGCAGTTTCATCAGCGGCTGAACCACGCCGGGATCTTGAATCTGGGACAGGGTTTTCACGGCCAGCAGGCGCGTGTGGGGAACTTGGAGCAGTTGGGCAAGGGGGGCGATCGCCGCTTTTCCAAAGCCTGCCAGCGCCGCCGCCGCGATCTGCTGCAAATCTTCGGTGGGGGCGGTTTGCAATAGGTGAACCAGCGCTGTCAGCACCGCAGGCTGACGAAACTCGCCTAAGATCCGAGCCACAAACCAGCGCGTATCCGGGTCTTCCTCTTCGTCTTGCAGCAGCGCCAGCAGCGGGTCGAGCAGCAGTTGCTTGACAGACTCTGCCGGTTCAGCCGCCAAGGCTTCTAGCCGAGGAAATAGCTTGGCCATGTCCCAGCGGTCTTGAAAGTCGCCCTCACACAGTACAGCGATCGCCCACTGACTCAGCGTTTCCAGTTCTGTTCGAGCGGGGCGGATACCACTGGTCTGCAACTGTTCTTCTAGATGCCCCAAGTGTTGCTGTACCCGCTGTACCAGCAATTCCCAATCGGCGGCGATTTGCGAAGCGCTCCCTGCGGGAATCGCCCCATCCTCTGCCTGCGGAAGCAGCGGGAAGTCCTGCGATTGGGCAGATAAAATACGCGGATTGCTGACCATACTCGTCTGTGCCGCCAGATAGAAAAATGCGGTCAATGCCTTGACTGCTCTTGGATTCTAGCCAGAAGCGCTGGGTTTTGTTGAGTCAGGCTCAGGTTCATTATGCAGGTTGTGCATTGTTGCAATTCGTAAATTTCATGCAACGAAAATTTTTGTAACAGGAGCTACGAATTTTCAGAATTAATGCTTCTAACGTATCAATCATGCAAGGCAATGCAGGCTTGAGTCTTGCGGCGTTAGTCAAGTCTCCGTAGACACAAGTTTTAGACACAAGTTTTAGCCAACACGGGTTCTAATTCTAGGCGTTGAGTCAAAAACGCAGGTCTACGCGCAGCATTACTTGCCGTTTCTTCCATCCAAGGTCTCTTGCTATGACCAGTACCGTTCCAGCAGAAACCAGTCTGAATAAGTTCGAGAAGCTCAAGTCCGAAAAAGATGGTCTGGCGGTCAAGTCTGAACTGGAAGACTTTGCCCGTCTGGGCTGGGAAGCGATGAATGAGACCGACCGCGACCATCGCCTGAAGTGGATGGGCGTGTTTTTTCGGCCCGTCACGCCGGGTAAGTTCATGCTGCGGATGCGGATGCCCAATGGCATTCTCACGAGCGGACAGATGCGGGTGCTGGCGGAGGTTGTCGAGCGCTACGGCGAAGATGGCAACGCCGACATCACCACGCGGCAAAACCTCCAGCTTCGCGGCATTCGGCTAGAAGATATTCCCGATATCTTCCGGCGGTTTGAGCAGGCAGGGTTGACCAGCATCCAGTCCGGCATGGACAACGTTCGCAACATCACGGGTTCGCCCGTGGCGGGCATTGATGCCGACGAGTTGATTGACACTCGCGGGCTGGTGCGAAAGGTGCAGGACATGATCACCAACAACGGCGAGGGCAACCCGTCGTTCACTAACCTGCCGCGCAAGTTCAATATTGCGATCGCCGGATGCCGCGACAACTCGGTACACGCCGAGATCAACGACATCGCCTTTGTACCTGCCTACAAGGACGGACGGCTGGGGTTTAACGTGCTGGTGGGCGGGTTCTTCTCGGCCAAGCGCTGCGAAGCCGCTGTGCCGCTCAATGCCTGGGTCGATCCGCGTGATGTGGTGGCCTTGTGCGAAGCCATCCTCATCGTCTATCGCAATCACGGGCTGCGGGCCAATCGCCAAAAAGCTCGCCTGATGTGGCTGATCGACGAGTGGGGCATGGATAAGTTTCGTGCCGAAGTGGAGCAGCAGTTGGGACATCCCTTGCAAACTGCCGCGCCCAAGGACGAAATCCTGTGGGACAAGCGCGACCACATCGGCATCCACGCCCAAAAGCAGCCGGGGCTGAACTACGTGGGGCTGCATGTTCCCGTCGGTCGGCTGTATGCGCCCGATATGTTTGACCTGGCGCGGATTGCCGAGGTCTACGGCAGCGGCGAAATCCGCCTAACCGTCGAGCAAAATGTGATTATTCCCGACGTGCCCGATTCTCGCGTTGCGCCCTTGCTGAAGGAGCCGCTGCTAGAGAAGTTTTCGGTGAGTCCGGGGCTACTCGTGCGATCGCTCGTTTCCTGCACTGGGGCCCAGTTCTGCAACTTCGCCCTGATCGAAACCAAAAACCGAGCAATGGCGCTGATCAACGAACTGGAATCTGAACTGGAAATCACGCGCCCAGTTCGCATCCACTGGACAGGCTGCCCCAACTCCTGCGGCCAGCCCCAGGTCGCCGACATCGGTCTGATGGGCACCAAAGTCCGCAAAGACGGCAAAGCTGCTGAAGGCGTGGACTTGTACATGGGCGGCAAAGTCGGCAAACACGCCGAACTCGGCACCTGCGTCCAAAAAGGCATTCCCTGCGACGACCTCAAGCCCATCCTGCGGAATCTGCTGATCGAAAACTTCGGCGCACGACCGAAGTAAGTTGCCAGGTGCTCAGAGTCCAGGGGTCAGGTATCGGCGCTTAGCAGCTTATCTTTACCTGATTTCTGACCCGTTCCCAAATCCTATCCCTCACTCAGCCAGTTTCTCACCGGATCTTGACACCGGGCGCAACTGGTAGGGGATTTTACATCCCAAAATTTGCCAACTGATTACCCTAACCACAACTTCGGAGAACTGAACCTATGTCTAGACTCTCTCGGCGGAAATTTATCTTTACGGCAGGCGTGACGGCAGGCGCAACGATCCTGGCCAATGGATGCAGCGGCGGCTCGTCGCCTTCGGATACCAGCAGCCCGGCCGCCAGCGCTCCGGCCTCGCCCGCACCCGTAGCCGCAGCCGATACGCCCGAAGTGACCACTGCCAAGCTCGGTTTCATCGCCCTGACCGATGCCGCACCCCTGATCATTGCTAAGGAAAAAGGACTGTTTGCTAAGTATGGAATGCCCGATGTGGAAGTGCTGAAGCAGGCTTCCTGGGCTGTCACTCGCGACAACCTGGAGCTGGGGTCTGCTGGCGGCGGCATCGATGGAGCGCACATTCTGACCCCTATGCCCTACCTAATGTCGGCAGGCACGATTACCAAAGGTAATCAGAAGGTGCCGATGAATATTCTGGCTCGGCTCAATGTGAATGGTCAGGGGATTTGCCTTGCCAACACCTACAAGGACTTGAAAATTAGCACTGACAGCGCGCCACTCAAGGAAGCCTTTGCTAAGGCGAAATCTGAGAAGGGCGAGATTAAAGCAGCCGTGACGTTCCCTGGTGGCACGCATGACCTGTGGATGCGCTATTGGCTGGCGGCAGGCGGCATCGACCCCGACAAAGACATTTCGACGATTGTGGTGCCGCCGCCGCAGATGGTGGCCAACATCAAGGTCAACAACATGGAAGCTTTCTGCGTGGGTGAGCCTTGGCCTGCTCAAACGGTAAACCAAGACTTGGGCTATACCGCCATCACGACAGGCGAGTTTTGGGCAGATCACCCTGAAAAATCGCTGACGATGCGGGCTGATTGG
The Thermoleptolyngbya sichuanensis A183 DNA segment above includes these coding regions:
- a CDS encoding DNA starvation/stress protection protein DpsA is translated as MAITASPIQTFEQMKDNPIGLEMNVTTAVCEGFNIVLASFQALYLQYQKHHFVVEGSEFYQLHGFFSEGYDEVQGHVHEIGERLNGLGGVPVASFSKLAELCCFTPEPDGVFSCRAMVEHDLSAEQEIIKVIRRQAGQAESLGDRATRHLYEKILLESEDRAFHLSHFLAHDSLTPAFTLASQN
- a CDS encoding bestrophin family protein, with amino-acid sequence MPQPRWNLLLAPQKRSWFRSALQLRGSVVPYVLPRALLCGLFGELIAILHARDLAVSIPALSGLIPNIVLGLLLVFRTNTAYERFWEGRKLWGTLTNTTRNLARQIWVNVAEKNSQDRAQKISILRLLVAFAVATKLHLRKQSFEDLMLLDLLPKDYYFKLQNTNTPPLEIAFWISSYLQKQRRRNRLTAYQLDTMQKMISTMVDVLGGCERILRTPIPLAYVIHLKQLLLLYCLTLPFQLVADLQWATGPIVALITFTLLGIEEIGIEIENPFGTDANDLPLDAMCLNMLRDVEDLISLGSAWAIDSKPLAETQVQPKDAYAAE
- a CDS encoding LysR family transcriptional regulator; this encodes MELRHLRYFITVAEELHFGRAAARLHMAQPPLSQQIRQLEEELGFQLFYRTKRSVQLTEAGAVFLAECRRIMQQLDQAVQLGQQVSRGERGQLVIGFVSSAAYSVLPTLLRGFRAAAPDVSLELHELTTDQQVQWLRDRRMDVGLVRPPVNEPDFCLMPLCEEPLVVALPQQHPLAQQPSVSLKDLAGKPFILFPRPLAPGLYDQIISLCHQGGFSPAIVQEAIQMQTIISLVAAEIGVAIVPLSLQNLQRTGVVYRELQEPTPKAAIALLTRQPDPSPTVQRFLAIAQKIGKS
- a CDS encoding peptide ligase PGM1-related protein; the protein is MQTLTVAPMVQGSDRFHTLQRQLRDRWQTIDQFDRGEHDILIVPSLTLDQRELQKVKGVHHYEERLLFSLIRLRNPGTRLIYVTSQPIHPSIIDYYLHLLPEIPYSHARDRLILLSTYDSHPKPLTQKILERPRLVQQIRSLLRPEKAYMSCFNATALERELSLQLDIPLYGLDPDLLYWGTKSGSRQAFAEANVPHPDGSLQTWTAEELVLATVDLWERRPDLKRMVVKLNEGFSGQGNALLDLRPLSAVAPGQASTEARREAIAQAFHYLSFQSDTETWDNFSSKIPELGAIVEAFIEGEEKRSPSVQCRITPLGEVEVLSTHDQILGGPDGQIFLGCRFPADESYRMRLQDYGYAVGKVLAEKGVLERFSIDFMAVRPDATEDWDLQAIEINVRKGGTTHPFMTLKLLTSGSYDPQTGLFLNQHGQPKYYIATDNLQSDRYLGLLPSDLMDIIVQHRLHFTPITETGSVFHIMGCLSEYGKLGLTSIGDSPQDAEDRYNQVIATLDQETEANLSHPFHPASHTPPINWHFHHEG
- a CDS encoding HEAT repeat domain-containing protein, producing MTAFFYLAAQTSMVSNPRILSAQSQDFPLLPQAEDGAIPAGSASQIAADWELLVQRVQQHLGHLEEQLQTSGIRPARTELETLSQWAIAVLCEGDFQDRWDMAKLFPRLEALAAEPAESVKQLLLDPLLALLQDEEEDPDTRWFVARILGEFRQPAVLTALVHLLQTAPTEDLQQIAAAALAGFGKAAIAPLAQLLQVPHTRLLAVKTLSQIQDPGVVQPLMKLLRDPDPQVRAAALSAIGSARDRHIPDLLIAALGDSSAAVRQVAVTELGFRADLLSDYDLVSLIYPLLLDASAGVAQQAAIALGRLGTNPAATALYRVAHLSHTTHPQRMALVQALGWMGTPTALHHLHRLALQWSEEAPSAPLLHATIQAMGRVEVPELRWQAARYLVELLELLHGNLPAVQTAAVKQAIALQLGKLGDLDALDALVHLATEPDLGVKLHAIAALKQLHPDQGRQQLEALSNNHQVSEQTRQEVAIALAEW
- a CDS encoding ferredoxin--nitrite reductase — translated: MTSTVPAETSLNKFEKLKSEKDGLAVKSELEDFARLGWEAMNETDRDHRLKWMGVFFRPVTPGKFMLRMRMPNGILTSGQMRVLAEVVERYGEDGNADITTRQNLQLRGIRLEDIPDIFRRFEQAGLTSIQSGMDNVRNITGSPVAGIDADELIDTRGLVRKVQDMITNNGEGNPSFTNLPRKFNIAIAGCRDNSVHAEINDIAFVPAYKDGRLGFNVLVGGFFSAKRCEAAVPLNAWVDPRDVVALCEAILIVYRNHGLRANRQKARLMWLIDEWGMDKFRAEVEQQLGHPLQTAAPKDEILWDKRDHIGIHAQKQPGLNYVGLHVPVGRLYAPDMFDLARIAEVYGSGEIRLTVEQNVIIPDVPDSRVAPLLKEPLLEKFSVSPGLLVRSLVSCTGAQFCNFALIETKNRAMALINELESELEITRPVRIHWTGCPNSCGQPQVADIGLMGTKVRKDGKAAEGVDLYMGGKVGKHAELGTCVQKGIPCDDLKPILRNLLIENFGARPK
- a CDS encoding CmpA/NrtA family ABC transporter substrate-binding protein, producing MSRLSRRKFIFTAGVTAGATILANGCSGGSSPSDTSSPAASAPASPAPVAAADTPEVTTAKLGFIALTDAAPLIIAKEKGLFAKYGMPDVEVLKQASWAVTRDNLELGSAGGGIDGAHILTPMPYLMSAGTITKGNQKVPMNILARLNVNGQGICLANTYKDLKISTDSAPLKEAFAKAKSEKGEIKAAVTFPGGTHDLWMRYWLAAGGIDPDKDISTIVVPPPQMVANIKVNNMEAFCVGEPWPAQTVNQDLGYTAITTGEFWADHPEKSLTMRADWVEQHPNAAKAILMAVQEAQMWCDDMANKEEMCQIISGREWLKVPVEDILERAKGNFDMGVRQLENSPLLMKFWNDAASYPFKSHDLWFLTEDIRWGYLPADTDTKALIDAVNREDLWREAAKAIGQEAAIPASTSRGVETFFDGVKFDPENPSEYLKSLKIKKV